The Ornithorhynchus anatinus isolate Pmale09 chromosome X2, mOrnAna1.pri.v4, whole genome shotgun sequence genome window below encodes:
- the LOC114807461 gene encoding beta-1,3-galactosyltransferase 1-like, whose product MRPSWAQPGSGVLLTGATLLLLLLLLLLHLPNRPPGPSSLSFAWRARPRSPPAGPYPHPYPFLLNHPDKCRGPRGAPFLLLLVLTEVRDVAVRQAVRRTWGDEGGVPGAHLLRLFLTGLPPPPFAEPLQDQLAEEDARYGDLLQQGFRDTYQNLTLKTLMGLEWVTRFCPGARYVLKVDGDVFLNPTYLVRLLRAHPQRDFITGHVYRGTGPLRDPAYKWYVPRELYPPDTYPPYCGGPGYVMSGHLARRVFAAAQTVPLINMEDSFVGLCLQRLGVEPTEPPEGAFHVFRRDYERCAFARLVLVHHFGPRELLALWPDFLAANRTCPDP is encoded by the coding sequence ATGAGGCCGTCCTGGGCTCAGCCGGGATCGGGCGTCCTACTGACCggcgccacgctgctgctgctgctgctgctgctgctgctccaccTGCCgaaccggccccccgggccctcgTCCCTCTCCTTCGCttggcgggcccggccccggtcccccccggccgggccctacCCTCACCCCTACCCCTTTCTGCTCAACCACCCGGACAAGtgccggggcccccggggcgcccccttcctcctcctgctggtccTGACCGAGGTCCGGGACGTGGCCGTCCGCCAAGCCGTCCGCCGGACCTGGGGGGATGAAGGCGGGGTGCCCGGCGCCCAcctcctccgcctcttcctcacgggcctccccccgccgcccttcGCCGAGCCCCTCCAGGACCAGCTGGCCGAGGAGGACGCCCGCTACGGCGACCTGCTCCAGCAGGGCTTCCGCGACACCTACCAAAACCTGACGCTCAAGACGCTCATGGGGCTGGAGTGGGTCACCCGCTTCTGCCCCGGCGCCCGCTACGTCCTCAAGGTGGACGGGGACGTCTTCCTCAACCCCACCTACCTGGTGCGGCTCCTGCGGGCCCACCCGCAGCGGGACTTCATCACGGGCCACGTCTACCGGGGCACCGGGCCCCTCCGCGACCCCGCCTACAAGTGGTACGTGCCCCGGGAGCTCTACCCCCCCGACACCTACCCGCCCTACTGCGGGGGGCCCGGCTACGTCATGTCGGGCCACCTGGCCCGGAGGGTCTTCGCGGCCGCCCAGACCGTCCCGCTCATCAACATGGAAGACTCCTTCGTGGGGCTGTGCCTGCAGCGGCTGGGGGTGGAGCCCACCGAGCCCCCCGAGGGAGCCTTCCACGTATTCCGCCGCGACTACGAGCGCTGCGCCTTCGCCCGCCTCGTTCTCGTCCACCACTTTGGCCCTCGGGAGCTGCTGGCCCTCTGGCCGGACTTCCTCGCGGCCAACCGCACCTGCCCCGACCCGTAA
- the ILF3 gene encoding interleukin enhancer-binding factor 3 isoform X3 encodes MRPMRIFVNDDRHVMAKHSAVYPTQEELEAVQNMVSHTERALKAVSDWIDEQEKVGGDQTESEAMEVTTEEENKEGGEQKTEHLTRTLRGVMRVGLVAKGLLLKGDLDLELVLLCKEKPTTTLLDKVADNLGVQLTAITEDKYEIIQSIGEAAIVIKNTKEPQLSLTIHLTSPVVREEMEKLTAGETLSVTDPPDVLDRQKCLAALASLRHAKWFQARANGLKSCVIVIRVLRDLCSRVPTWAPLRGWPLELLCEKSIGTANRPMGAGEALRRVLECLASGIVMPDGSGIYDPCEKEATDAIGHLDRQQREDITQSAQHALRLAAFGQLHKVLGMDPLPSKMPKKPKNENPVDYTVQIPPSTTYAIAPMKRPMEEDAEEKSPSKKKKKIQKKEEKSEPPQAMNALMRLNQLKPGLQYKLVSQTGPVHAPVFTMSVEVDGSTFEASGPSKKTAKLHVAVKVLQDMGLPTGVEGKEVSKGEDSAEENEQKPVIMAPPPVVEASTAPNAASPPADQASENVKQQGPILTKHGKNPVMELNEKRRGLKYELISETGGSHDKCFVMEVEVDGQKFQGAGSNKKVAKAYAALAALEKLFPDAPVALEANKKKRTPVPIRGGAKFASKQHSPGYGMGGPMHNEVPPPPNIRGRGRGGNLRGRGRGRGGYGGGNHGGYMNAGTGYGSYGYGGNSATAGYSDFFTDCYGYHDFGSS; translated from the exons ATG CGGCCGATGCGTATTTTTGTGAACGACGATCGCCATGTCATGGCCAAGCACTCCGCCGTGTACCCGACCCAGGAGGAGTTGGAGGCTGTGCAGAACATGGTGTCCCACACGGAGCGGGCACTCAAGGCAGTGTCCGACTGGATTGATGAGCAGGAAAAAGTTGGTGGGGACCAGactgagtcagaggccatggaagTGACCACTGAGGAAGAAAACAAGGAGGGAGG GGAGCAGAAGACGGAACATTTAACCAGGACCCTGCGGGGGGTGATGCGTGTGGGGCTCGTAGCCAAAGGGCTGCTCCTGAAGGGAGATTTGGATCTGGAGCTAGTCCTGCTGTGTAAGGAGAAGCCCACAACCACTCTCTTAGACAAAGTAGCTGACAATCTGGGTGTCCAGCTCACT gCGATCACAGAAGACAAATACGAAATAATCCAGTCTATCGGCGAAGCTGCGATTGTAATAAAAAACACAAAAGAACCCCAGCTCTCCCTGACCATCCACTTGACCTCACCCGTGGTACGCGAGGAAATGGAGAAGCTGACAGCTGGAG AAACGCTATCAGTCACCGATCCCCCGGACGTTCTGGACAGGCAGAAATGCCTTGCTGCCTTGGCGTCCCTTCGACACGCCAAGTGGTTCCAG GCCAGAGCGAATGGGTTGAAATCCTGTGTCATAGTCATCCGGGTACTGAGAGACCTGTGCAGCCGGGTTCCCACTTGGGCCCCGCTCCGAGGCTGG CCCCTGGAGCTCCTCTGCGAGAAGTCGATCGGAACGGCGAACAGACCCATGGGCGCTGGAGAGGCCCTGCGCAGAGTGCTGGAGTGCCTGGCGTCGGGCATCGTCATGCCAG ATGGTTCTGGCATTTATGACCCTTGTGAAAAAGAAGCCACTGATGCTATTGGGCATCTAGACAGACAGCAACGGGAAGATATCACACAGAGTGCTCAG caCGCCCTGCGGCTCGCTGCTTTTGGCCAACTTCACAAAGTTCTGGGCATGGACCCCCTGCCTTCCAAGATGCCCAAGAAACCAAAGAACGAAAATCCTGTGGACTACACGG TCCAAATTCCCCCCAGCACCACCTATGCCATCGCCCCAATGAAACGTCCCATGGAGGAGGACGCGGAAGAgaagtcacccagcaagaaaaagaagaagattcAGAAGAAAG AGGAGAAGTCAGAGCCGCCTCAGGCGATGAATGCCCTGATGAGATTGAACCAGCTGAAACCCGGGCTGCAGTACAAACTGGTTTCCCAGACCGGCCCCGTCCACGCCCCTGTCTTCACCATGTCCGTAGAAGTGGACGGCAGCACTTTTGAGGCTTCTGGGCCCTCCAAAAAGACCGCCAAGCTCCACGTGGCTGTCAAG GTGCTGCAGGACATGGGCCTGCCcacaggcgtggaaggcaaagaggTGAGCAAAGGCGAAGACTCGGCCGAGGAAAACGAGCAGAAACCTGTCATCATGGCTCCTCCGCCTGTCGTGGAGGCGTCGACAGCTCCCAATGCTGCCTCCCCCCCGGCAGATCAGGCCTCTGAG AACGTCAAGCAGCAGGGCCCGATCCTGACGAAGCACGGCAAGAACCCCGTGATGGAACTGAACGAAAAGAGGCGGGGGCTGAAGTATGAGCTGATCTCCGAGACGGGCGGCAGCCACGACAAGTGCTTCGTCATGGAG GTTGAAGTTGATGGGCAGAAGTTTCAAGGTGCTGGCTCAAACAAGAAGGTGGCCAAGGCCTACGCTGCCCTTGCGGCCTTGGAGAAACTCTTCCCTGACGCCCCCGTGGCCCTCGAGGCCAACAAGAAGAAGCGGACGCCTGTCCCCATCCGGGGCGGGGCCAAGTTTGCTTCCAAG caACACAGTCCCGGCTATGGAATGGGCGGGCCCATGCACAACgaggtgccccctccccccaacatccggggccggggccgaggcgggaacctccggggccggggccggggccgaggtggATACGGAGGTGGCAACCACGGAGGCTACATGAACGCCG GAACCGGGTATGGGAGCTATGGCTATGGTGGTAATTCAGCAACAGCCGGCTACA GTGACTTTTTCACAGACTGCTACGGCTATCATGACTTTGGGTCTTCCTAG
- the ILF3 gene encoding interleukin enhancer-binding factor 3 isoform X2 encodes MRPMRIFVNDDRHVMAKHSAVYPTQEELEAVQNMVSHTERALKAVSDWIDEQEKVGGDQTESEAMEVTTEEENKEGGEQKTEHLTRTLRGVMRVGLVAKGLLLKGDLDLELVLLCKEKPTTTLLDKVADNLGVQLTAITEDKYEIIQSIGEAAIVIKNTKEPQLSLTIHLTSPVVREEMEKLTAGETLSVTDPPDVLDRQKCLAALASLRHAKWFQARANGLKSCVIVIRVLRDLCSRVPTWAPLRGWPLELLCEKSIGTANRPMGAGEALRRVLECLASGIVMPDGSGIYDPCEKEATDAIGHLDRQQREDITQSAQHALRLAAFGQLHKVLGMDPLPSKMPKKPKNENPVDYTVQIPPSTTYAIAPMKRPMEEDAEEKSPSKKKKKIQKKEEKSEPPQAMNALMRLNQLKPGLQYKLVSQTGPVHAPVFTMSVEVDGSTFEASGPSKKTAKLHVAVKVLQDMGLPTGVEGKENVKQQGPILTKHGKNPVMELNEKRRGLKYELISETGGSHDKCFVMEVEVDGQKFQGAGSNKKVAKAYAALAALEKLFPDAPVALEANKKKRTPVPIRGGAKFASKQHSPGYGMGGPMHNEVPPPPNIRGRGRGGNLRGRGRGRGGYGGGNHGGYMNAGTGYGSYGYGGNSATAGYSQFYSNGGHSGNGGGGGGGNPGYGSYYQGDNYTSPAPPKHGGKKQQKPSYGSGYQSHQGQQQQQQQQQPPPPSYNQNQYGNYGPPQGKQKGGYSHGQGSGGYSSYSNSYSSPGGGGGGSDYGYESSKFSYGGGRGGGGGGNNYGSGGSSYNSGSHGGYGGSSGGGGSSYQGKQGGYSSQSNYNSPGSGQNYSGPPNSYQSSQGGYGRNDHSMNYQYR; translated from the exons ATG CGGCCGATGCGTATTTTTGTGAACGACGATCGCCATGTCATGGCCAAGCACTCCGCCGTGTACCCGACCCAGGAGGAGTTGGAGGCTGTGCAGAACATGGTGTCCCACACGGAGCGGGCACTCAAGGCAGTGTCCGACTGGATTGATGAGCAGGAAAAAGTTGGTGGGGACCAGactgagtcagaggccatggaagTGACCACTGAGGAAGAAAACAAGGAGGGAGG GGAGCAGAAGACGGAACATTTAACCAGGACCCTGCGGGGGGTGATGCGTGTGGGGCTCGTAGCCAAAGGGCTGCTCCTGAAGGGAGATTTGGATCTGGAGCTAGTCCTGCTGTGTAAGGAGAAGCCCACAACCACTCTCTTAGACAAAGTAGCTGACAATCTGGGTGTCCAGCTCACT gCGATCACAGAAGACAAATACGAAATAATCCAGTCTATCGGCGAAGCTGCGATTGTAATAAAAAACACAAAAGAACCCCAGCTCTCCCTGACCATCCACTTGACCTCACCCGTGGTACGCGAGGAAATGGAGAAGCTGACAGCTGGAG AAACGCTATCAGTCACCGATCCCCCGGACGTTCTGGACAGGCAGAAATGCCTTGCTGCCTTGGCGTCCCTTCGACACGCCAAGTGGTTCCAG GCCAGAGCGAATGGGTTGAAATCCTGTGTCATAGTCATCCGGGTACTGAGAGACCTGTGCAGCCGGGTTCCCACTTGGGCCCCGCTCCGAGGCTGG CCCCTGGAGCTCCTCTGCGAGAAGTCGATCGGAACGGCGAACAGACCCATGGGCGCTGGAGAGGCCCTGCGCAGAGTGCTGGAGTGCCTGGCGTCGGGCATCGTCATGCCAG ATGGTTCTGGCATTTATGACCCTTGTGAAAAAGAAGCCACTGATGCTATTGGGCATCTAGACAGACAGCAACGGGAAGATATCACACAGAGTGCTCAG caCGCCCTGCGGCTCGCTGCTTTTGGCCAACTTCACAAAGTTCTGGGCATGGACCCCCTGCCTTCCAAGATGCCCAAGAAACCAAAGAACGAAAATCCTGTGGACTACACGG TCCAAATTCCCCCCAGCACCACCTATGCCATCGCCCCAATGAAACGTCCCATGGAGGAGGACGCGGAAGAgaagtcacccagcaagaaaaagaagaagattcAGAAGAAAG AGGAGAAGTCAGAGCCGCCTCAGGCGATGAATGCCCTGATGAGATTGAACCAGCTGAAACCCGGGCTGCAGTACAAACTGGTTTCCCAGACCGGCCCCGTCCACGCCCCTGTCTTCACCATGTCCGTAGAAGTGGACGGCAGCACTTTTGAGGCTTCTGGGCCCTCCAAAAAGACCGCCAAGCTCCACGTGGCTGTCAAG GTGCTGCAGGACATGGGCCTGCCcacaggcgtggaaggcaaagag AACGTCAAGCAGCAGGGCCCGATCCTGACGAAGCACGGCAAGAACCCCGTGATGGAACTGAACGAAAAGAGGCGGGGGCTGAAGTATGAGCTGATCTCCGAGACGGGCGGCAGCCACGACAAGTGCTTCGTCATGGAG GTTGAAGTTGATGGGCAGAAGTTTCAAGGTGCTGGCTCAAACAAGAAGGTGGCCAAGGCCTACGCTGCCCTTGCGGCCTTGGAGAAACTCTTCCCTGACGCCCCCGTGGCCCTCGAGGCCAACAAGAAGAAGCGGACGCCTGTCCCCATCCGGGGCGGGGCCAAGTTTGCTTCCAAG caACACAGTCCCGGCTATGGAATGGGCGGGCCCATGCACAACgaggtgccccctccccccaacatccggggccggggccgaggcgggaacctccggggccggggccggggccgaggtggATACGGAGGTGGCAACCACGGAGGCTACATGAACGCCG GAACCGGGTATGGGAGCTATGGCTATGGTGGTAATTCAGCAACAGCCGGCTACA GCCAGTTCTACAGCAACGGCGGCCACTCCGGcaacggtgggggcgggggcggcggcaacCCCGGTTACGGTTCCTACTACCAGGGCGATAACTACacctcccccgcgcccccaaaGCATGGTGGCAAGAAGCAGCAGAAACCCTCCTATGGTTCTGGGTACCAGTCCCACCAGggacagcaacagcagcagcagcagcagcagccgccgccaccGTCCTACAACCAGAACCAGTACGGCAACTACGGCCCGCCGCAGGGCAAACAGAAAGGAGGTTACAGCCATGGGCAAGGCAGCGGCGGCTACTCCTCGTACTCCAACTCCTACAGCTCCCccggcggaggcgggggcggatCCGACTACGGCTACGAGAGCAGCAAATTCA gcTACGGCGGCggacgcggcggcggcggcggggggaatAACTATGGCTCGGGGGGCTCGTCGTACAACAGTGGCTCTCACGGCGGCTATGGCGGCAGCTCCGGGGGTGGGGGCTCCTCCTACCAAGGCAAACAAG gTGGCTACTCTTCTCAGTCTAACTACAACTCTCCGGGGTCCGGACAGAATTACAGCGGACCCCCCAACTCCTACCAGTCCTCGCAAGGCGGTTACGGGCGAAACGATCACAGCATGAACTACCAGTACAGATAA
- the ILF3 gene encoding interleukin enhancer-binding factor 3 isoform X1, which yields MRPMRIFVNDDRHVMAKHSAVYPTQEELEAVQNMVSHTERALKAVSDWIDEQEKVGGDQTESEAMEVTTEEENKEGGEQKTEHLTRTLRGVMRVGLVAKGLLLKGDLDLELVLLCKEKPTTTLLDKVADNLGVQLTAITEDKYEIIQSIGEAAIVIKNTKEPQLSLTIHLTSPVVREEMEKLTAGETLSVTDPPDVLDRQKCLAALASLRHAKWFQARANGLKSCVIVIRVLRDLCSRVPTWAPLRGWPLELLCEKSIGTANRPMGAGEALRRVLECLASGIVMPDGSGIYDPCEKEATDAIGHLDRQQREDITQSAQHALRLAAFGQLHKVLGMDPLPSKMPKKPKNENPVDYTVQIPPSTTYAIAPMKRPMEEDAEEKSPSKKKKKIQKKEEKSEPPQAMNALMRLNQLKPGLQYKLVSQTGPVHAPVFTMSVEVDGSTFEASGPSKKTAKLHVAVKVLQDMGLPTGVEGKEVSKGEDSAEENEQKPVIMAPPPVVEASTAPNAASPPADQASENVKQQGPILTKHGKNPVMELNEKRRGLKYELISETGGSHDKCFVMEVEVDGQKFQGAGSNKKVAKAYAALAALEKLFPDAPVALEANKKKRTPVPIRGGAKFASKQHSPGYGMGGPMHNEVPPPPNIRGRGRGGNLRGRGRGRGGYGGGNHGGYMNAGTGYGSYGYGGNSATAGYSQFYSNGGHSGNGGGGGGGNPGYGSYYQGDNYTSPAPPKHGGKKQQKPSYGSGYQSHQGQQQQQQQQQPPPPSYNQNQYGNYGPPQGKQKGGYSHGQGSGGYSSYSNSYSSPGGGGGGSDYGYESSKFSYGGGRGGGGGGNNYGSGGSSYNSGSHGGYGGSSGGGGSSYQGKQGGYSSQSNYNSPGSGQNYSGPPNSYQSSQGGYGRNDHSMNYQYR from the exons ATG CGGCCGATGCGTATTTTTGTGAACGACGATCGCCATGTCATGGCCAAGCACTCCGCCGTGTACCCGACCCAGGAGGAGTTGGAGGCTGTGCAGAACATGGTGTCCCACACGGAGCGGGCACTCAAGGCAGTGTCCGACTGGATTGATGAGCAGGAAAAAGTTGGTGGGGACCAGactgagtcagaggccatggaagTGACCACTGAGGAAGAAAACAAGGAGGGAGG GGAGCAGAAGACGGAACATTTAACCAGGACCCTGCGGGGGGTGATGCGTGTGGGGCTCGTAGCCAAAGGGCTGCTCCTGAAGGGAGATTTGGATCTGGAGCTAGTCCTGCTGTGTAAGGAGAAGCCCACAACCACTCTCTTAGACAAAGTAGCTGACAATCTGGGTGTCCAGCTCACT gCGATCACAGAAGACAAATACGAAATAATCCAGTCTATCGGCGAAGCTGCGATTGTAATAAAAAACACAAAAGAACCCCAGCTCTCCCTGACCATCCACTTGACCTCACCCGTGGTACGCGAGGAAATGGAGAAGCTGACAGCTGGAG AAACGCTATCAGTCACCGATCCCCCGGACGTTCTGGACAGGCAGAAATGCCTTGCTGCCTTGGCGTCCCTTCGACACGCCAAGTGGTTCCAG GCCAGAGCGAATGGGTTGAAATCCTGTGTCATAGTCATCCGGGTACTGAGAGACCTGTGCAGCCGGGTTCCCACTTGGGCCCCGCTCCGAGGCTGG CCCCTGGAGCTCCTCTGCGAGAAGTCGATCGGAACGGCGAACAGACCCATGGGCGCTGGAGAGGCCCTGCGCAGAGTGCTGGAGTGCCTGGCGTCGGGCATCGTCATGCCAG ATGGTTCTGGCATTTATGACCCTTGTGAAAAAGAAGCCACTGATGCTATTGGGCATCTAGACAGACAGCAACGGGAAGATATCACACAGAGTGCTCAG caCGCCCTGCGGCTCGCTGCTTTTGGCCAACTTCACAAAGTTCTGGGCATGGACCCCCTGCCTTCCAAGATGCCCAAGAAACCAAAGAACGAAAATCCTGTGGACTACACGG TCCAAATTCCCCCCAGCACCACCTATGCCATCGCCCCAATGAAACGTCCCATGGAGGAGGACGCGGAAGAgaagtcacccagcaagaaaaagaagaagattcAGAAGAAAG AGGAGAAGTCAGAGCCGCCTCAGGCGATGAATGCCCTGATGAGATTGAACCAGCTGAAACCCGGGCTGCAGTACAAACTGGTTTCCCAGACCGGCCCCGTCCACGCCCCTGTCTTCACCATGTCCGTAGAAGTGGACGGCAGCACTTTTGAGGCTTCTGGGCCCTCCAAAAAGACCGCCAAGCTCCACGTGGCTGTCAAG GTGCTGCAGGACATGGGCCTGCCcacaggcgtggaaggcaaagaggTGAGCAAAGGCGAAGACTCGGCCGAGGAAAACGAGCAGAAACCTGTCATCATGGCTCCTCCGCCTGTCGTGGAGGCGTCGACAGCTCCCAATGCTGCCTCCCCCCCGGCAGATCAGGCCTCTGAG AACGTCAAGCAGCAGGGCCCGATCCTGACGAAGCACGGCAAGAACCCCGTGATGGAACTGAACGAAAAGAGGCGGGGGCTGAAGTATGAGCTGATCTCCGAGACGGGCGGCAGCCACGACAAGTGCTTCGTCATGGAG GTTGAAGTTGATGGGCAGAAGTTTCAAGGTGCTGGCTCAAACAAGAAGGTGGCCAAGGCCTACGCTGCCCTTGCGGCCTTGGAGAAACTCTTCCCTGACGCCCCCGTGGCCCTCGAGGCCAACAAGAAGAAGCGGACGCCTGTCCCCATCCGGGGCGGGGCCAAGTTTGCTTCCAAG caACACAGTCCCGGCTATGGAATGGGCGGGCCCATGCACAACgaggtgccccctccccccaacatccggggccggggccgaggcgggaacctccggggccggggccggggccgaggtggATACGGAGGTGGCAACCACGGAGGCTACATGAACGCCG GAACCGGGTATGGGAGCTATGGCTATGGTGGTAATTCAGCAACAGCCGGCTACA GCCAGTTCTACAGCAACGGCGGCCACTCCGGcaacggtgggggcgggggcggcggcaacCCCGGTTACGGTTCCTACTACCAGGGCGATAACTACacctcccccgcgcccccaaaGCATGGTGGCAAGAAGCAGCAGAAACCCTCCTATGGTTCTGGGTACCAGTCCCACCAGggacagcaacagcagcagcagcagcagcagccgccgccaccGTCCTACAACCAGAACCAGTACGGCAACTACGGCCCGCCGCAGGGCAAACAGAAAGGAGGTTACAGCCATGGGCAAGGCAGCGGCGGCTACTCCTCGTACTCCAACTCCTACAGCTCCCccggcggaggcgggggcggatCCGACTACGGCTACGAGAGCAGCAAATTCA gcTACGGCGGCggacgcggcggcggcggcggggggaatAACTATGGCTCGGGGGGCTCGTCGTACAACAGTGGCTCTCACGGCGGCTATGGCGGCAGCTCCGGGGGTGGGGGCTCCTCCTACCAAGGCAAACAAG gTGGCTACTCTTCTCAGTCTAACTACAACTCTCCGGGGTCCGGACAGAATTACAGCGGACCCCCCAACTCCTACCAGTCCTCGCAAGGCGGTTACGGGCGAAACGATCACAGCATGAACTACCAGTACAGATAA